The proteins below are encoded in one region of Planctopirus limnophila DSM 3776:
- a CDS encoding response regulator, whose protein sequence is MTIVSRILIADDNLQNCELLDAYLASDEYEIAMAYDGQQTLEKVREWQPDLVLLDIMMPKLSGFEVCAKLRSEPSTKSLPVLMVTALNEMGDIEKAIQAGADDFLTKPINRLELTTRVKSLLRVRHLTNERDRLLAYVEEVDQQQAALRSR, encoded by the coding sequence ATGACAATTGTTTCTCGAATCCTGATTGCAGACGACAATTTGCAGAATTGCGAATTGCTCGATGCCTATCTCGCCAGCGATGAATACGAAATCGCCATGGCCTATGACGGGCAACAGACGCTGGAAAAAGTCCGGGAGTGGCAGCCCGATCTGGTGCTGCTGGATATCATGATGCCTAAACTCAGTGGTTTTGAGGTCTGTGCCAAACTGCGCAGTGAACCCTCAACCAAGTCGCTCCCCGTGCTGATGGTGACAGCTCTGAATGAGATGGGGGACATCGAAAAGGCCATTCAGGCAGGGGCTGACGATTTCCTCACCAAACCCATCAATCGACTCGAACTGACCACCCGGGTCAAGTCTCTGCTGCGCGTGAGGCATCTCACCAATGAGCGCGATCGTCTGCTGGCCTATGTTGAAGAAGTTGATCAGCAGCAGGCTGCCCTGCGTTCACGGTAA
- a CDS encoding efflux RND transporter periplasmic adaptor subunit — MAFDLRALRQSVSLSMMGATFLLTDPAPGLAQPPAAPAAETGEAKPIASPGDQIVIKREGVQLIDPQKYRINFSLVPKSRVELVAPADGVIRSITQKPGAKVAGQSEILRLENTRAKLQLDRAKALFKVATLEQKSGDGSESAKAVSDAKLEAAKAELDLAQLIFDQTSIRAPFDGEIERFLVATGEFVRAGQPVAVVADSSQIVVEVPIERAAAEVGKAVKLKIEGNELEGKIESVLPLNPRFDNLRDLFETVTSAIVIFENTDGKLKSGMTVYPPMIPRQNVVEVPAAAILNSGDGGRKVQVVRLNVIRDIPVNLLASVGTGRLFVSGAFLTGDEVVYESSHTLGDGFQIQPSQLTTKPGATPATPGRTPPPGNSDVGF, encoded by the coding sequence ATGGCGTTTGATTTAAGAGCACTCAGGCAGAGTGTTTCGCTGTCGATGATGGGGGCAACATTCCTCCTGACTGATCCCGCACCGGGTCTGGCCCAGCCTCCCGCTGCTCCAGCAGCTGAAACAGGCGAGGCTAAACCCATTGCCAGTCCTGGTGATCAGATTGTGATCAAGCGGGAAGGGGTGCAGTTGATTGACCCCCAGAAGTACCGAATCAACTTTTCTCTCGTACCGAAATCACGAGTCGAACTGGTTGCTCCCGCCGATGGCGTGATTCGATCCATCACGCAAAAACCCGGCGCCAAAGTCGCCGGACAGTCCGAGATTCTCCGGCTGGAAAATACACGGGCCAAACTGCAGTTGGATCGTGCCAAAGCACTCTTCAAAGTGGCGACACTTGAGCAGAAATCGGGAGATGGTTCGGAATCGGCCAAGGCCGTCAGCGATGCAAAGCTTGAAGCTGCCAAGGCAGAACTCGATCTCGCACAACTCATCTTCGATCAGACTTCGATTCGAGCACCCTTTGATGGCGAGATCGAGCGATTTCTCGTCGCGACTGGCGAGTTTGTCAGGGCAGGGCAACCGGTCGCGGTTGTGGCAGATTCTTCCCAGATTGTGGTGGAAGTTCCCATCGAACGGGCCGCCGCAGAAGTCGGGAAAGCTGTAAAACTCAAAATTGAAGGAAATGAACTCGAAGGGAAGATCGAATCTGTCCTCCCACTGAATCCCAGGTTTGACAACCTGCGAGATCTGTTCGAGACGGTCACGAGTGCGATTGTGATTTTCGAGAACACCGACGGAAAATTGAAATCCGGGATGACGGTCTATCCCCCGATGATTCCGAGGCAGAATGTGGTCGAAGTACCGGCAGCCGCAATACTCAATTCTGGTGATGGTGGTCGCAAAGTCCAGGTTGTGCGGCTCAACGTCATTCGCGATATCCCTGTCAATTTGCTGGCATCGGTTGGCACCGGTCGTTTGTTTGTCAGTGGAGCTTTCCTGACCGGTGACGAGGTGGTTTATGAATCGTCTCACACTCTCGGTGATGGATTCCAGATTCAACCCAGCCAGTTGACGACCAAACCAGGGGCGACACCAGCCACTCCTGGTCGTACCCCACCCCCAGGTAATTCTGACGTCGGCTTTTGA
- a CDS encoding class I SAM-dependent methyltransferase translates to MNSPRRLRKGEVAPQYVPKVRPAEQLMVDALADVQGERILCNSSGRAQFAFALAIAKPQSQVTCWFLDVHLRDQAALAPAGVPANLQLVCEPDFPGIEYQTICLVLPKTGEAELTRDLLQQACVRLVEGGTLIATTDMRDDQWLHTEIQRFFPKVTRRPTRKGVTYLAIKTESPKKLKNHDCEFMFRDGERLIRMKSRPGVFAHRKLDVGARTLISVIEPMEQGQIVDLGCGSGGVAVAAALRHPELDVLAVDSNPRAIECTQWAAKENGTSRVQTRLDATGKSLESNSVDVVYANPPYFSNYKIAGIFIETAFRILIPGGRIYIVTKAPAWYVESLPLLFENVTSDLIRGYSIVKATKSMSGKVPAPAPEYEEYRSAKPRRRKPKLYEE, encoded by the coding sequence ATGAATTCACCGCGCCGATTACGAAAAGGGGAGGTGGCTCCCCAGTATGTCCCGAAGGTTCGACCAGCCGAACAATTGATGGTCGATGCGCTGGCTGATGTTCAGGGTGAAAGAATCCTGTGTAACAGTTCGGGGCGGGCACAATTTGCTTTTGCACTGGCCATCGCAAAGCCACAAAGTCAGGTGACCTGCTGGTTTCTGGATGTTCATTTGCGTGATCAGGCCGCATTGGCACCAGCGGGTGTGCCTGCCAATTTGCAGCTGGTTTGCGAACCCGACTTTCCAGGAATCGAGTACCAGACGATCTGTCTGGTGTTACCTAAAACTGGTGAAGCAGAACTGACCAGAGATCTGTTACAGCAGGCATGTGTTCGTCTGGTCGAGGGGGGAACTCTCATTGCGACAACTGATATGAGAGATGATCAGTGGTTGCATACGGAGATACAGCGATTCTTCCCTAAAGTGACTCGTCGGCCCACTCGTAAAGGTGTGACATATCTGGCAATCAAGACGGAGTCCCCGAAGAAGCTCAAGAATCATGACTGTGAATTCATGTTTCGAGACGGTGAGCGGCTGATTCGCATGAAAAGTCGCCCAGGTGTGTTTGCCCACAGAAAGCTGGATGTCGGAGCACGCACGCTGATCTCGGTGATCGAACCGATGGAGCAGGGACAGATTGTTGATCTGGGTTGCGGCAGTGGTGGAGTGGCTGTTGCCGCCGCCTTGCGACATCCGGAACTCGACGTGTTGGCTGTGGATTCGAATCCTCGGGCTATTGAATGTACTCAGTGGGCAGCAAAGGAAAACGGAACCAGTCGAGTGCAGACTCGATTGGATGCCACCGGGAAATCCTTGGAATCCAACAGCGTGGATGTCGTCTACGCGAACCCACCCTATTTCTCGAATTACAAGATCGCCGGGATTTTCATTGAGACTGCGTTCCGTATTCTCATTCCGGGTGGTCGAATTTATATCGTCACCAAAGCACCTGCCTGGTATGTCGAATCGCTACCGTTATTGTTTGAAAATGTGACCAGCGATCTGATTCGCGGCTACTCGATTGTCAAAGCCACGAAATCCATGAGTGGCAAGGTACCGGCACCAGCACCTGAGTACGAAGAATACCGCTCTGCCAAGCCTCGTCGCCGCAAACCGAAGCTTTATGAAGAGTAG
- a CDS encoding class I SAM-dependent rRNA methyltransferase, with amino-acid sequence MIRVVTSRQFSRGASRHPWLFDSAIDRVEGQPQVGDEVLVVGANEKFLGYGLYNSSSRIRVRIYSWNEDQPLAEDFWRSRVRMACDLRRKFMPTPTVMNGSRLISSEADFLSGLTVDRYGDWLLAQLGSHALQSRMELLVDELMRQTQASGCWLRTEKGIRQAEGMPLIDGLFRGETPPAFIPVEEHGLVYHVDLVDGQKTGFYLDQRENRFRAAQFASGNMLDLCCYSAGFGMNALRHGEVTHVIGVDTSKIAVENATANVTRNGLADRYEVRHGDAFEVLTEFRNQGVRFQTIVLDPPKLVKSRSTMDSGLKGYHSLNRLALDVLEPQGTLVTCSCSGLVTHDLFQQVLREAAWQARRELKILEARGPSPDHPQSLQCPESNYLKCYITTA; translated from the coding sequence TTGATTCGGGTTGTCACCAGTCGTCAGTTTTCGCGAGGAGCCTCCCGGCATCCCTGGCTGTTTGATTCTGCCATAGACCGCGTGGAAGGTCAGCCACAAGTTGGCGATGAAGTTCTCGTGGTGGGGGCCAATGAAAAATTTTTGGGCTATGGCCTCTACAACAGTTCCAGTCGCATTCGAGTTCGCATCTATTCATGGAATGAAGATCAACCTTTAGCGGAAGATTTCTGGCGGTCGAGAGTCCGAATGGCGTGTGACCTGCGCCGGAAATTCATGCCAACTCCAACGGTTATGAATGGCTCACGGTTGATCTCCAGCGAGGCCGATTTTCTTTCGGGGCTAACTGTCGATCGCTACGGAGACTGGTTGCTGGCCCAACTGGGATCGCACGCTCTTCAATCCCGCATGGAATTGCTGGTTGATGAACTGATGCGGCAGACACAAGCCAGTGGTTGCTGGCTCAGGACAGAGAAGGGGATTCGTCAAGCCGAGGGCATGCCATTAATAGATGGATTGTTTCGAGGCGAAACACCTCCAGCGTTTATCCCTGTTGAAGAGCATGGGCTGGTTTACCATGTGGATCTGGTCGACGGACAAAAAACGGGTTTCTATCTGGATCAGCGGGAGAACAGATTCAGAGCCGCTCAGTTTGCCAGTGGCAACATGCTTGATCTGTGTTGTTATTCGGCGGGCTTTGGCATGAACGCCCTGAGGCATGGGGAAGTCACACATGTCATTGGTGTCGATACTTCGAAGATCGCTGTTGAGAATGCCACTGCGAACGTCACACGAAATGGTCTTGCCGACCGATATGAAGTCCGCCATGGTGATGCTTTTGAAGTTCTGACGGAGTTTCGTAATCAGGGGGTCCGGTTTCAGACCATCGTGCTGGATCCGCCCAAGCTGGTGAAAAGCCGATCAACTATGGATTCGGGTCTCAAAGGCTATCACTCACTGAATCGACTGGCACTGGATGTTCTTGAGCCACAGGGAACGCTCGTGACCTGCAGCTGCAGCGGATTGGTGACTCATGACCTGTTTCAGCAGGTTCTTCGTGAAGCTGCCTGGCAGGCTCGGCGTGAACTGAAAATTTTAGAAGCGCGCGGCCCCTCGCCAGATCATCCGCAATCATTGCAATGTCCGGAATCCAACTACCTGAAGTGTTACATTACGACCGCCTGA